A stretch of the Sphingomonas sp. CL5.1 genome encodes the following:
- a CDS encoding N-formylglutamate amidohydrolase — translation MTRSFDILGPAIPESPVVLSVPHAGREYPLALRANLRVPAELLASLEDRHVDTIALAARGCETLIVQRLGRAWIDLNRAEHERDPAVDDDAADRPPTAKVRGGLGIVPRRTGRTGELWRRRFSGAEIVARIAADHRPYHAALADLLERTRARFGCAVLLDLHSMPPITGSEARIVTGDRFGRSCATRFVRRAEVEAAAAGLRHIRNTPYAGGHILERHGNPAAQVHAVQLELDRSLYLDSMLDRPGAGFDATVALVRATIDALADEAFALPSALAAE, via the coding sequence ATGACGCGATCGTTCGACATCCTCGGCCCGGCGATTCCGGAGAGCCCCGTAGTACTGTCCGTCCCCCATGCGGGGCGCGAGTACCCACTGGCGCTGCGCGCCAACCTGCGGGTGCCGGCGGAGCTACTCGCCTCGCTGGAGGATCGCCATGTCGACACGATCGCGCTGGCCGCGCGCGGATGCGAGACGCTGATCGTCCAGCGGCTGGGCCGCGCGTGGATCGACCTCAACCGCGCCGAGCATGAGCGCGACCCCGCCGTGGACGACGACGCCGCCGACAGGCCGCCAACCGCCAAGGTGCGCGGCGGGTTGGGCATCGTCCCGCGCCGGACGGGCCGCACCGGCGAATTGTGGCGGCGGCGCTTTTCCGGCGCGGAGATCGTCGCCCGGATCGCGGCCGATCATCGCCCGTATCACGCCGCGCTCGCCGACTTGCTGGAACGGACCCGCGCGCGATTCGGCTGCGCGGTGCTGCTCGACCTGCATTCGATGCCGCCGATCACCGGAAGCGAGGCGCGGATCGTAACCGGCGATCGCTTCGGCCGGTCATGCGCGACGCGGTTCGTGCGGCGCGCGGAGGTGGAGGCGGCAGCCGCCGGTCTGCGCCATATCCGCAACACGCCTTACGCCGGGGGGCATATCCTGGAGCGGCACGGCAATCCCGCCGCGCAGGTCCATGCGGTCCAACTGGAACTGGACCGGTCGCTTTATCTCGATTCCATGCTGGACCGGCCCGGCGCGGGTTTCGACGCGACGGTGGCGCTGGTCCGCGCGACGATCGACGCGCTGGCCGACGAAGCGTTCGCCCTGCCCTCCGCGCTCGCCGCCGAATGA
- a CDS encoding cytochrome b — MTRPMTGVRYSAVAVALHWTIALLVIVNLIVGLGHDAVPALRAWMPAHKSIGITVLVLTLARLGWRLGHRAPPLPAEVRGWERGVAHTVHGLFYVVLILLPLSGWAMVSSPDRKKPLDWFGVFDIPFLSVSRETAHFGGGAHGLLGWLMLALVLIHIAGALRHQFLLRDNLVARMLPGSAR, encoded by the coding sequence ATGACCAGGCCAATGACCGGCGTTCGCTATTCCGCCGTCGCGGTTGCGTTGCACTGGACCATCGCGTTGCTCGTCATCGTCAACCTGATCGTCGGTCTCGGGCATGACGCGGTGCCGGCGCTCCGCGCGTGGATGCCGGCGCACAAGTCGATCGGCATCACCGTGCTGGTGCTGACGCTGGCGCGACTCGGCTGGCGGCTGGGGCATCGCGCCCCGCCGCTCCCGGCGGAGGTGCGGGGATGGGAGCGCGGCGTGGCGCACACCGTCCACGGCCTGTTCTACGTCGTGCTGATCCTGCTGCCGCTCTCCGGCTGGGCGATGGTCTCCTCGCCCGATCGCAAGAAGCCGCTGGACTGGTTCGGGGTGTTCGACATCCCGTTCCTCTCCGTCTCGCGCGAAACCGCGCATTTCGGCGGCGGGGCGCATGGGCTGCTCGGCTGGCTGATGCTCGCGCTGGTCCTGATCCATATCGCCGGCGCGTTGCGCCACCAGTTCCTGCTGCGCGACAATCTCGTCGCGCGGATGCTGCCGGGATCGGCGCGATAA
- a CDS encoding site-specific integrase, with protein MEDIEMLSMRKRGKAQNFYIRGSITLGDRSVEVAEYSSGTPDKDAAAHLMAQKELELREQLMFGPRATASRATMNDAFDAYLNKAPKPHSTDVVRVEVMRTHIGTNNLTDARAAWHEFRDDYLLGHAPAGQDRYRSLLQACVNVYHDKHELPPFKLKAIPFDNQRIRFLSYEDRDRLIESYVKHVKPIATMFAFQGPRTQEALQLVWGAGGADMERGTLFFPRTKTGNPRTVEMHPRVRSVLRSLWLARGGPRSGHVFLNRFAKPYTDTRDLEVQGGNPITSAHKTACKRAGVDDFTVHDWRHHWASHCVMAGIDLVTIMRLGGWKSLRMVQRYAAVDTRHMKAAVLRLR; from the coding sequence TTGGAAGACATCGAAATGCTCAGCATGCGCAAGCGCGGGAAGGCGCAGAATTTCTATATCAGGGGATCCATCACGCTCGGCGATCGCTCGGTCGAAGTCGCCGAGTACAGCTCCGGAACGCCAGACAAGGATGCGGCGGCGCATCTCATGGCCCAGAAGGAGCTTGAGCTACGCGAGCAACTCATGTTCGGGCCGCGGGCAACCGCGTCCCGGGCGACCATGAACGACGCCTTCGACGCCTATCTCAACAAGGCACCGAAACCACACTCGACCGACGTGGTAAGGGTCGAAGTCATGCGCACCCATATCGGCACGAACAATCTCACCGATGCGAGAGCCGCATGGCACGAGTTCAGGGACGATTATCTACTGGGACACGCTCCTGCCGGGCAGGACCGCTATCGCTCGCTGCTTCAGGCGTGCGTCAACGTCTATCACGACAAGCACGAGTTGCCGCCGTTCAAGCTCAAGGCAATTCCGTTCGACAACCAGCGTATCCGGTTCCTCAGTTATGAGGATCGCGACCGTCTGATCGAAAGCTATGTGAAGCACGTCAAGCCGATAGCAACGATGTTCGCGTTCCAGGGGCCGCGCACGCAGGAAGCGTTGCAACTGGTGTGGGGTGCAGGCGGCGCGGATATGGAGCGGGGCACGTTGTTCTTTCCACGCACCAAGACCGGAAATCCGCGGACGGTTGAGATGCACCCTCGGGTTCGCTCGGTGCTCCGCTCGCTTTGGCTGGCTCGTGGCGGTCCTCGATCCGGCCACGTGTTCCTGAATCGGTTCGCGAAGCCCTACACCGATACCCGTGACCTGGAGGTTCAGGGAGGTAACCCGATAACCAGCGCACACAAGACTGCCTGCAAGCGCGCCGGTGTCGACGATTTCACAGTTCACGACTGGCGCCATCACTGGGCGAGCCATTGCGTGATGGCCGGAATCGACCTCGTTACAATCATGCGTCTTGGAGGCTGGAAGTCGCTTCGCATGGTTCAACGGTATGCAGCCGTGGATACACGTCACATGAAGGCGGCGGTCTTGAGGCTGCGCTGA
- a CDS encoding iron-containing alcohol dehydrogenase has product MLDTAKCIAVVARCGGSTADYALNPEKQIPSAVPIIAIPTTAGTGSEADIFAGVHPDSESAGVAIVSHHIIPQVAILDAEMTVTLPPKGTAATGIDALSHCIEGYLSKEDVPLAKLIALDGVRRGMKSIRRAVSHGSDIAARSEMLVTAYSGGVAMSMGTGPAHAIALTCSDQGFPHGILSGIGIVMTLDRVLSRLPAQKAALGEAMGLQPSEAPGLGFAQLMRDLGLPVTLAELGYIVEDIEALVQGVHAHFLNSFAYYPPDLSTCREIIRSSLSE; this is encoded by the coding sequence GTGCTCGATACGGCCAAATGCATTGCGGTGGTTGCACGCTGTGGCGGAAGCACGGCCGATTATGCACTCAATCCGGAGAAGCAAATTCCAAGCGCCGTTCCCATCATTGCCATTCCGACCACGGCGGGAACCGGTAGCGAGGCCGACATTTTTGCAGGGGTTCACCCCGATAGCGAGAGTGCGGGCGTTGCTATTGTATCGCACCATATTATTCCGCAGGTCGCGATACTGGATGCGGAGATGACGGTTACGCTGCCCCCTAAAGGGACAGCCGCCACTGGGATAGATGCTCTCTCTCATTGTATTGAAGGCTATTTGTCCAAGGAAGACGTCCCCTTGGCGAAGCTGATTGCGCTTGACGGCGTAAGGCGCGGGATGAAATCGATCAGGCGGGCCGTCTCCCATGGAAGCGACATCGCGGCACGTTCCGAAATGCTCGTGACAGCTTATTCGGGGGGCGTGGCCATGAGCATGGGCACCGGCCCCGCCCATGCCATCGCGCTGACATGCAGTGATCAGGGCTTCCCGCATGGCATATTGAGCGGAATCGGCATTGTGATGACACTGGATCGGGTGCTGTCCCGGCTGCCTGCACAAAAAGCGGCGCTGGGGGAGGCGATGGGTTTGCAGCCATCCGAAGCGCCCGGCCTTGGCTTCGCGCAACTCATGCGCGATCTTGGCCTGCCCGTTACCTTGGCCGAGCTTGGCTATATTGTGGAAGATATTGAGGCCCTTGTCCAAGGTGTGCATGCCCATTTTCTGAACAGCTTTGCTTATTATCCTCCGGATCTTTCGACTTGCAGAGAAATAATCCGATCATCGCTCTCTGAATAA
- the cpdR gene encoding cell cycle two-component system response regulator CpdR, which produces MIRILLAEDDQVMREYLTRALERSGYAVTAVDRGTAALPLIETERFDLLLTDIVMPEMDGIELAQKAADIAPDMRVMFITGFAAVTLKAGKAMPQARVLSKPFHLRDLVLEVDRMFEAGNVSGLN; this is translated from the coding sequence ATGATCAGAATTCTGCTGGCCGAAGACGATCAGGTGATGCGCGAATATCTCACGCGGGCGCTGGAGCGTTCGGGCTATGCGGTGACGGCGGTCGATCGCGGCACGGCGGCGCTGCCGCTGATCGAGACGGAGCGATTCGACCTGCTGCTCACCGATATCGTGATGCCCGAGATGGACGGGATCGAGCTGGCGCAGAAGGCGGCGGACATCGCGCCGGACATGCGCGTGATGTTCATCACCGGCTTCGCCGCCGTCACGCTGAAGGCCGGCAAGGCCATGCCGCAGGCGCGCGTCCTGTCGAAGCCTTTCCACCTGCGCGACCTGGTGCTGGAGGTCGATCGCATGTTCGAGGCGGGCAATGTGAGCGGCCTCAACTAA
- a CDS encoding membrane dipeptidase yields MRLHRQGKIAALLTVEGGDFLAGDASYLDTAFADGVRAITLVHYHPNELGDNQMAPPRSRLTAFGREVVRGMDRLGMVMARATLPGPLGSSLPSPASTKAGSP; encoded by the coding sequence GTGCGGCTGCATCGCCAGGGGAAGATCGCGGCGCTGCTCACGGTCGAGGGCGGCGATTTCCTCGCGGGCGACGCATCCTATCTGGACACGGCGTTCGCGGACGGGGTGCGCGCGATCACCTTGGTGCATTATCACCCCAACGAACTGGGCGACAACCAGATGGCCCCGCCGAGGAGCAGGTTGACCGCGTTTGGGCGGGAGGTCGTGCGCGGGATGGACCGGCTCGGCATGGTGATGGCGCGAGCCACTCTTCCAGGTCCGCTTGGCAGTTCCCTTCCATCGCCAGCCTCCACCAAAGCTGGCTCCCCATGA
- a CDS encoding cytochrome P450 — MTQTDAGQGRYIDRRESMAETDVLVESRTPTSDMDIWSDEVLTNPYPYYRQLRDLGPAVWLTKHGVWVVPRYSSIREALLNWEVFTSKNGTAMNAVMNQAVDGILLLSGEPEHQRLRRTFVKPLQPQTLKKLQDRLTALAEQRVEELLGKGEFDAVADLAQFLPLSVVTELLGLGEEGKKHMLRWGAGLFDGQGPDGYPRTIAGLEVAKEAFTYLSNIKRSELDPEGWGAALFNAADAGELSYQEARYMLLDYTAPALDTTINGFSSTFYMLGRNPDQWETLRQNPERLPFAIDEALRMESPIRLFTRTLTRDFDLEGVEMKEGDRAIMLSAAANRDERHYPDPDSYDIMRDSRDHVAFGYGIHMCAGRHLGKLEITTVFKVLLKRLKSFEIIEERRELQNNLRGLAKLVIRANPL, encoded by the coding sequence ATGACCCAAACAGATGCCGGGCAGGGCAGATATATTGATAGGAGAGAAAGCATGGCCGAAACAGATGTATTGGTGGAATCACGGACCCCGACCTCCGATATGGATATCTGGTCGGACGAAGTGCTCACCAATCCTTATCCGTATTACAGGCAGTTGCGGGATCTCGGTCCCGCAGTATGGCTAACCAAGCATGGTGTGTGGGTCGTGCCGCGCTATAGCAGCATTCGCGAGGCGTTACTCAATTGGGAGGTATTCACCTCAAAAAACGGTACCGCGATGAATGCCGTGATGAACCAGGCTGTTGATGGCATTCTGTTGCTGTCGGGCGAACCAGAGCATCAGCGTCTGCGTAGAACCTTTGTTAAGCCACTGCAGCCCCAAACGCTGAAGAAACTTCAGGATCGCCTCACGGCTTTGGCTGAACAGCGCGTCGAGGAGTTGCTGGGCAAGGGTGAATTCGATGCGGTCGCCGATCTCGCGCAATTTCTTCCCTTGAGCGTTGTCACGGAACTGTTGGGATTGGGCGAAGAGGGCAAGAAACACATGCTTCGGTGGGGGGCTGGCCTGTTCGATGGACAAGGTCCGGACGGTTATCCGCGCACAATTGCCGGTCTTGAGGTCGCCAAGGAGGCGTTCACCTATCTTTCCAATATCAAGCGATCCGAACTCGATCCGGAAGGTTGGGGCGCGGCATTGTTCAACGCAGCCGACGCGGGCGAACTCTCGTATCAGGAAGCCCGATATATGCTGCTGGATTACACGGCACCGGCGCTGGACACGACGATAAACGGATTCAGCAGCACCTTCTACATGCTAGGAAGAAATCCGGACCAGTGGGAGACATTGCGGCAAAACCCGGAGCGGTTGCCCTTCGCGATTGACGAGGCGCTGCGCATGGAGTCGCCGATCCGCTTGTTTACCCGGACATTGACGCGAGATTTCGATCTCGAGGGAGTGGAGATGAAGGAGGGCGATCGCGCCATCATGCTGTCCGCGGCCGCCAATCGCGACGAGCGTCATTATCCTGATCCCGACAGTTATGACATCATGCGAGATTCGCGCGACCATGTCGCCTTCGGCTATGGCATTCATATGTGCGCCGGGCGACATCTCGGAAAGCTTGAGATCACGACGGTTTTTAAAGTCTTGCTGAAGCGGCTAAAAAGTTTTGAGATCATAGAGGAACGTCGCGAGTTGCAGAACAATCTGCGCGGCCTCGCGAAGCTCGTCATCCGCGCCAATCCGCTTTGA